GCTGAAGCACGTTGCTGAGGCATTCGATGCAATTCTTTTGGCTCCAAAAAGACTTACCCTCACTGCCCAGCAATGTTAGTGGGATCAGAACTGGGTCTGCATCTTCAGCCGCCGCTACAAGTACTGCCTGCTACGTCTTCCTGCAGAAAACTGATGTATGCATCTGATATGATTATCTAAAGAAGACAGGAAGCGATGTTTTAATAGGCTTGAAGATGCAATATAGATTTCTGACAATAGCTGTAATGGAAATGGGTGCGACTGAGCCAGCTCACAAAGGAGCTGTGAGGGAACTGATACAAAGGGCACCTAAACCCATCCAATGCAGAAATCATGAATAATAATTGCGTTCACCGAGTGAGTTATGAAACGTGTCATAGATACGGAGTCTTTCCTggttccttcctttttcttagcACACACACAGTGGAATTTGAACAAGGTGGGGCAACGACAAACCGTGAGCAACAAAACTGCAGCTGTTCTTGACATGACACGGGTGAAATCATCCACAAGCGCCTTCCCCTTCTCACTCTCTACGTGAGGGCTTGCAcgggttggggggggtcactttctcccttcctcttttcATGCTGGAGGTATTTCTAAGGCCTCCAAAATGAGATTTGATGATGTTACAGAAGCAGGTTGCATTGGGCACTGTGCTTGCAAGCCTGGCAATTATCTCCTTACCACCACCCTAGATCTTTTCAGCTTTCAGAGGTCTTTATGgaaacaaaggcagagaattAGGCTCACCAAAGAATGCTGTTCACTCTTCAGCCATTTCCTTACCCTCTGTCAGTATCCAGGATCATCGATTTCTGTGGTTACCTGCATATCATACATGGGCTCGCAGAGAGCCATGAAATAATAGACAGGGGACTATGGTGTTAATTCCTGGAGCAAAATCCTTTTGCATCAGTGAACATTcttaatgaaaacagaatttcctTCATGAATCAAGATTTTTGCACTATGAGCAATTCAATTTTTAGCTGTTTAACAAGTTTTATGCCAGCTACAGGGAATGTTTACTAGGAAAGATCTGTTTTCCAACAGACTTTTTGATCTCTCTTCTCCTAACCTTATCTGAGTCTGAAGTGAGGTTTCTCTGTTGTCAGAGGGGATTCAGAAATGCCTCCTGAGACAGTTTAATGTCCAAAGTCCTTCCCATTAAACCAGATCACACGGAGGAGAACCCTGCATTAACCCAGCATAAATTGGATGAAAACAGAGCAAATGTTAATCAAGGCAGTGAAAATAGAGTTCTGACGTAGTCCCCTTCAGCACTCTGCAGTGACATTTCAGCTCCTTTGTAAGTCTGATGCTGCTCCCTCAGCGGTTTGTTGTTTTGGCCTTCTTTATACTAGGAAGTTTGGCAATTTAAGTTATACAGACACACTTCCCTTTGTCCCAGGACTCCGATGCAGCTGCGCCAGTGCAGGAGTACTTACACTGAGAGAAGGGCAGAAATACCGTAGCTTTTTTCTCATGGCAGCTTTAACCAGCTTAAATGCATACAAAATTTTATGTGTACGTAAATTTCTGTAATACATACAAGCACGATAGATGCTTCCTCTAAACAAACACCAGATCTTAGCTGCTTTTTCTTAACTGCTTTGCCCTGTGTTGCGGCAGCCAGACAAAAATCACAGTGTATAACAGCTTATAATTGGTGCTAAACTTATTAAGTTTCCATTGATTTGTGTTTAGGTCTCATaggcttaaaatattttctgcttctcctgaGCAAACAagatggatttcttttttctgcatcCTCCCTTCGTAATTTCGACAGCTACTTTGAACCCGAGGTGTGGTCACGTACGTGCACCGTCATTACCTTACTCTAGATCTGTTTGCGTTGCCAGTGAACCTCTTCCCCAGTACTAACCTCATATTTACATTAATCCTTGATTGGCAAGCCTTGATCTCCTTCTGTCTTTTAGGAAGTGCATAATAAACCTGAATAAATTTACTTATTGATGAATTTATATGTGTTTTCTAATATGaatatttctgtataaaaataaaatgtacacGCTGAGGTTATTTTATTTGCCTAAAGAGCCTACTTTTACTCCCCTTAGTTAAACAGCAAATGCCCAACTGTCAAATCATCCCATTTAATTAAAagagagattaatttttttttcatatgatgCCTCTCATGGAGTtatgaaagaataaataacTCCCAAGGGGGGAAAGGATTGTCGAGCTCATCTAATTTGACACAGGCTCTCTTGGTGTTTGATACTTCACCTATATTCTCAAATGAGCTTCAGCTAGGGTTGAAGAAAACGCTAATTCACACATGATCTGTTCTTTCTTCCATCATTGCAGAAAACAAGAATGTTGGCCAAACCAGTTGCATTTCCTCCCCCCAGAATTGGGTGCTAAGTCCCTAATGGTCACATAGCAGTAGCTTGGTTTTACAGGAAGAGAAGTACTTGCAACTCTGGGACTTCTGCCTGTCAGCTTTTAGCACTGCTGCTTTCCCCGTGCCCATACTAGTATAATGAGACAGCAGTGGGGCACTTAGATTAATTGTTGGCTGTAAGGCCTGTGGAGCTTCTTGGTTAAGTGGTTCAGAGGAACCCATTGTTCTCCATGACCCCTATTGTTCTTCCCTGTGTGTCCAGCTGCCTGAGTGGGCAGGCTACTTGTGTCTAGATTGTTAATTACCACGTGTCCCTTAATCAGGAAGGTTCGTAATCCTATTTTGGTTTGCAAATCCACATGCCACAAGGCCCAATTACCATCATTTATACCATCACCTGCCAGTCAATACCCAGCCATCAGCCATCCGTAGCTATTGCCGATGAATCGCTGCGCAGACCTGCCAGGACAGGTTTTGCCAAGCCGCGCCGGACAACAGCTTAGTAAGGCTAGTTAATATAATACCTGTTTAATTTGACAGCACTGAAAAGCCTCCCATCACAACAAATAAAttagaaatttttttaatatttgttttaaaattcattgcATAGAAATGAAAGCTTCAGTATAaatctttgtttttattaggACCCCAGAAGATTTCAGATGggttttcctaatgttttaattcctttttttgtcttccagTTCACTGTAACTCAAGAATTCCCCCTGAAGGGCTATCGCCACTGTTTCTAAATAATGAGTGCTATAGCATTTGTAGCTAAGGAATTTATAACTTTCTTTTCACCTACTGCATCTTTAGGTTCCCAAAGAATGTCAGGAAGGAATTGCTATTCTTTAAAGCACAGGGTGCTGAAGCATAGATAAATTGTGTTTTCCCATAATACTGGAAACACTTCTCATTCCTCCCCCATGTACACACTTCCCTTAATCACAAATAAATGCCACACTGAAAGAAGAATATTACTTgcataaggggaaaaaaaaaatcccagatttTAGATCTACGCCTTACCATGCCTCCTCCTTTGCTCACAACACTTGATTGTTCTGCCAGGTCCAGACAGTGCAGGGTGCAGATGGATTTTCCGTGTTTATAATCCCAAAGATGATGAGTGCTTCACTTATAGTAAGGATGTTtagagtttggtttttttttttcctctcaatcCTACCCTTCTTGTTGCAACAGATCAGTTAGTTACAGAGGAATAAGGATGGGGCAGGGATCCTTCTCTTCTGATGCAGGAAATGAGCCTTTCTGCTCTGACGTGGTAGAGAAGGTGCTGTTGAGCCatgcttttaaaacagatttcccCTCCCTCAAATTACATGATAAAGGAATGATAATTTTGCAGTGTTCTGCTAGGTTTAAGGCAGTACCGGGGAAGGGATGTAGGTGTTAAGAGTAGACATCTGAGATGGCATTCTTAGAATCGTCACACTATGTATTtacaaaattaactttttttgcCATTGAGGTCAAGTGAAACACATGTTCCACTTTGTGGCTTAATACAGCGGTCAAAGGAGGAAGAATATCCATACTGCACCTCTGTGATGGCAAGATGCACTTGAGAATGTGGAAAAACAACAGCAGCGACTGCCAGGGGCATTTAGATAAGAGAGGCTGGAGCTCAGAGCTTCATCCTGTAAACGTCACATGGATGATGCCAGTGCAAGGAGCCAGTTTGAAGTCAGCTCCATTAACAGTAATCATCACTGTCGAACTGGAGCAGAGCCACAACTTCAGGTCCTAAAAACACTTTTATCCCTTGAAATACTGGCgtcagtcacaaaaaaaaacctaaataaaatCAGTCGGCATGCCAGTTCATTCCCCTGGCAGGGATGCTGCGTTTAAGGGTGCTCAGATCTACCTGATGGGCCCCCTTATAGAGCTGGCCTGTGTCAGGAATATCCCGAGGGAAAGCTGTGCATGTTTATGGGAATCTAAGAGTGCTTGTCATCAAAATAAACTTGAAGAAATTGTTGGCCGTCATCACTGGCACAGCAGACAGGAACCGTGCCTCCAAACAGAGACTGGCATAGCAACATCGCTGGCTCTTTGGTTGAGGAGGCGGCTTATTTTTCCAGACTGCGACATTTAATAAACACTTTGCGTTTGTTGaagctgcagaacctccctCAGCCAAGCTGAACGCTGATGGGCTGGAGCCGCCGCCAGACTTGTGTCTCCAGTGTGTACACATCCCCGGTCACTGCAGTTTGTCCTCCGGCGTTTGGCCTTTTGTGTTTGTCCACGAAAACCACGGAACGCATTGAAACAGCCCTGCAGGTCCTCTAGACGAGGATTTATTTTGCGAGATCCCGTTTCATCTTGTCATTAGGGCTCCGCAGAGCTGCGGGACAACAAGCCCTTGATGCAGCCATCTGCGAGGGGGTCGGTAGCCACCAGTACTACTTGTTAGCTGTGTTTTTCCCTCAAGCATTGTTTCTTAGCCGTGTTTTTTTCACAAGCATCATTCCTTAGCTGCGTATTTATCTGAAGCATCATTCCTTAGCTGTGTTTTTATCCCAAGCATCGTTCTTTAGCCATCTTTTTATCCCAAGCATTGTTCCTTAGCCATCTTTAACACAAGCATCGTTTCTTGGCTGTGGTTTTAATCTCAAGCATCATTTCTTAGCCATGTTTTTAATCCCAAGCATAGTTTCTTAGATGTTTGTATCCCAAGCATCGTTTCttagctgtgttttttttccccaagtatCATTCCTTAGCTGTTTTTATCCCAAGCAGATTCTTAGCTGTGTTTTTATCCCAAGCATTGTTCCTTAGCCATGTTTTTATCCCAAGAATCGTTCCTTAGCCATCTTTTTATCCCAAGCATCGTTTCTTAGCCATGTTTTTAATCTCAAGCAGTTTCTTAGATATTTGTATCCCAAGCATCATTCCTTAGCTgcgtttttttcctaaatatcgTTCCTTAGCTGTTTTTACCCGAAGCATCGTTCCTtagctgtgtttttttccctaaatattGTTCCTTAGCTGTGTTTTTATCCCAAGCATCGTTCCTTAGCTgcgttttttttcctaaatatcgTTCCTTGGCTGTTTTTACCCCAAGCATCGTTCCTtagctgtgtttttttccctaaatatcGTTCCTTGGCTGTTGTTACCCCAAGCATCGTTCCTtagctgtgtttttttcctaaatatcgTTCCTTGGCTGTTTTTACTCCAAGCATCATTCCTTAGCTGTGTTTTCATCCCAAGCATCGTTTCTTAGCCATCTTTTTATCCCAAGCATCATTTTTCAGCCATGTTTTTAATCTCACACATAGTTTCTTAGCTGTTTTTATCCCAAGCATTGTTCCTTAGCCGGTTTTATCCCAATAATCATTCCTTAGCAGTGTTTTTACCCCAAGCATCGTCCTTTAGCTGTGTTTTTACCTCAAGAATCACCCGTTATATTCACGCACCACACCAACAGACTGGGATTATAAAGACAAGCTTGGAAGCGCGCATCCTAAACGCTATGAAACGCAGGAGAAGGGAAGCTTAGCTGCCTTTTTTTGCCTCAACGGGGGCTCGGGAGAGCGGCGGGGACAGGGCCTGGGGGTCTGTGAGCCCCTGACCGAGCCGCCATGgcgcccggcgccgccgcggTTGCTACGGGGGGGGGGAGTGGGCGGGGCAGAGCCCGCGCGGCCAATCAAAAGAGACCTTCGCGCGCCCGACGACCAATCAGAAAAGAGCATCCTCAGCTCGGCAGCCAATCAGGAGAGGCCCCCCTCGCCCGGCGGccaatcagcacccccagggcggggagggggagcgGCGCTGCGGGCCAATCAGCGGCTGGGGGGCGGGGGCCAATCAGAGCGCGGCAGCGTTTGGGCGGTCTTTTTAAAACGGGGCAGCCCCCGCAGAGGGGGTCCCTTTAACGGAGTGATGCGGCTCTTCTGAGTCCCCCTCCGCCACGGCTTCGCGCTGGCGGCGGAGGAGCGCGGTTCCTCCGCGCCTCCCGCGGAGCACGATCTCTCCCCCGTGGCCGTGCCGCGTCCTGACCTCCGAACCCCTTCTCTGGGCGCCGCCAGGGTGCGCGGACTAGGCGGACTATTTTGCGGCGCCTCACCGGCCGGGCCTAAGGAGGAGATCGCTGCGCGCGGGGCCCGCCCGGACAAAAACAAGGGGGCGGCGCGAGGCGCCACCATTTTGATGCGGGGCCGGGGCTGAGGCGGCGCTGGGGCCGCGGGCATCGCCGTGACTCGCCGGGGCGAGGCGGCCGGCCCTGCCTGGATGCGGGGCCAGGCCCGCGTCCGTGCGGTGACGGCAGCCGGGCTCGCCTCCCCGCCGGGGCGGTGAGGgccgcgggggggcgggggccggGCCCGGTGCCCCCTCAGCACCGCCCCGAGCCCTGTTCGTGGGCCTAAACCGGTGCTGAGGGAGCCTCGCGGGCCTCCGCCGCCCCAGCTGGGGGTGTCGTCGAAGGAGAGGACTCCCCCCACCCTGAGGCGAGGGGAGAGAAGATGAGCAGCGAGGCGCTGTGGCTTTTCAAGCAGCTGAATCTCCACCTGGAACAGGAGGGGAGGTTTCAGCCCCGAGAGAAGGGGCTCGGCCTCATCGAGGGCACCGCCGAGGTGAGAGGGAGTAGGGAGCCCCCTCAGAGTGGGGTGGAAAAGCTCCTAGCTGGAAGGGAGCGCCTTAACTTGGGAAAGTTAATTATTCCGTCTGTAAACGCCGCTTGCCTTTTGTTCTAGCGCTGTCTTAATCCGTAGGTATCAACATAGCTACGTCGGCAAAGAGCTGTGACCTACGGGGCAAGTGAACGTTCAGGCGTTCGGTATTTAGTGTTTAGTTTAAATGATGAGGGTGAGCCAAGTGAACACAAGACGGAGAGAAGTTAATTGTTTTCGTCTCGGGGGCAGGAGGGCTGAGATGGTTAAGTAGGCGATCAACAGATtgggctgagagacctggggctgctcagcctggcgaagagaaggctccagggagaccttagagcaacctgcCGTGCTgtaaggggctccaggaaagctgcagagagGCTGCTCACAAAgagagactgtttacaaggagcatgtagtgatagggcgAGGGGGAAGAAGACTTGGATTAggcatcaggaagaaattcttcacgaggAGGGTAGGGAGGTCCTGTCCcacattgcccagggaagtggtggcttctccatccctagaggtctCCGAGGCGAGgttggatccagtgggaggtatcccttaccatggcaggggctggaactggttgggcttccaacccaaaccgttctatgaaaTGGGGAAGTGACCGGCTTTTCATTAGCAACGTCTAAAGAAATGAATCTAGGAACACTCGGTGCttaacagcagggaaaaaaaccaagcatAAACACTTCCACGTTAATCAACTCTTATTCCGTTGAATGTTTGTGAGCCTTTTGGAAGGAGACTTAATGTTGAAAGTCTAAGAAATCAGTCCGCTTGTTTTGTAAGCAGAGGTTTTGTCGTTAAAATGCTAACATGCAGGCAGGTTAGGATAAGCTGAgttttgtcatctctgtttccGTGAAGTCGGGAGTCCCTGTGAGTGCATGCGCTTGGTCACTATTGTCTTAAAACAACAAGTGCGTACATGTACTTGTGGAAATGTGGTTGTGCTGGGTATTGCACCAGGGAGACTCTGGACCAGGCTGTAATCCGGGTACCTTAGGTGTTTTTGAATCTCAAgtatctaaattatttttttaagttaagagaaataaaatatttgcagaagaaaataattattttcatttgatcTAAGTAAAAGATGACTTAGGGAGTGAGGTGGTTGCAATCTCACTGCTGCCACTGAGTAATTCTGACTTTCCTTTTCTTACCATAGAATGAAAATACTCTGTGTCCGAGACAAAGGAATGCCAAGGTGGAAGATCTTTGGAGTCTGACCAACTTTTTCGGGTTCACAACTGAAACATTCGTTTTGGCTGTTAACATTCTGGACCGATTCCTGGCTCTTATGAAGGTATTTTGGGGAAGACGACCTGCTGTAGTGTCAGCTATCAGTACATGAGCTTCCTGTGAACTTTCTTATCTGACAAAAAGGACAAGGTTGAGATCTAGTAGATAATTGTGGCTATTTTCTCATTCTATGCTAGCATAATTTCTGAAGTCCTTTGTAAATTTGAACTTGAGTACAGCTCTTGCATGGAGGCTGAGCTTATATCCATGTGATATATTGACAATTTGATACTATGGCCTCTCTTTACCTCTAAAGGCAAGTAGCAGCATGCTTTATTTCCTCTAAAAAGTCTGTAGCCTCCACTGTGTACACTTAAAAGACCAAGAAAGAGTAAAAACAGTGTTACCGTTTCTAGATATGGTGTCAAAGTTTAGTGTAGTGCTATAGCTAATACCAAATGATCATCCATTTCCTGGATGTTTTTGTGCTACTTTATGGCAGGTAACTGTGCCTAAAGCAGTTCACTGCTATTAAGTTGGCAGAAAAACTAGAAGTTGCATCAGCTTTCTGGTCTGACTGTCCTTGAGGTTGCACAAAACATTGCGAGAGAGAATAGAGAGGTAGGAACAAGTGGAGGGATAGGACTGCCTAGAACAGGCTTAGGCTGGATCTGTGCAGGCTTTAAATGAGGGTAAGTGAGCACTGCCGCTTGGAGAAGTGGGGTATTGCAGCTCTCCCTGCAATTTATTTGTTGTGTAGTGGGGTGGAACAATAGAGGGTGCTCAGCTGTTGAGCTTCACTTGCCCTCGTGGCAAATTGATATAGCTTTATTGGCTCTGCTGAAACTGAAATGATGAAACTGAATAGATGAGGTGTGTGAGCTGACTGGTCTGGTAGAGATTAACAAATCTTCTGTTGAACTCTGAATATTCAGGCAAGCTCACCTAGCTGGATGAGCTGTCAGTGCTGCTGTTTGATAAGCACAGTGTATGCGGGGGGCGGGCAAGTATTCATAgtgctttctcttatttttaggTGAAACCGAAGCATTTGTCTTGCATTGGAGTTTGTTGTTTCCAACTGGCTGCCCGAGTAGTTGAAGAAGAATGCAATATTCCATCTGCTCACGAGATCATCCGGATCAGCCAATGTAAATGCACTGTGTCCGACCTGAAACGGATGGaaaagataatttcagagaagttgcACTTTGAATTTAATGCTACTACTGCCTTAACCTTCTTGCACTTGTACCATGCTATTGTACTCTGTCATACCTCAGAAAGGTGAGTCGAGTTGCATGTTGGAGATAGTCTGTGTGTTTGCCTAGACCTTTTTTTCTATAGTTGCCTCTGAAATGATTATGGGATTGGCTGTAGAAGAGGCAGCGCCTTCATTTTTACTTTGATACACAAGTGCTTGTTGATTTAAATGCTTCTTCTTTTTGGTGTCTTACAGGAAAGAAGTATTGAATCTCGACAAATTGGAAGCGCAGCTAAAAGCTTGCAACTGTCGTTTAGTCTTTTCTAAAGCAAAAGTAAGTAGAAGTAgctctctttgatttttttgagtAAGCTTTGATTCATGTCATGTTGAGCAATGGTTTTTGTCCTTATAGCCATCTGTCTTGGCCTTGTGCCTTCTCACTCTGGAGGTTCAGACGCTGAAA
The window above is part of the Phaenicophaeus curvirostris isolate KB17595 chromosome 4, BPBGC_Pcur_1.0, whole genome shotgun sequence genome. Proteins encoded here:
- the CCNG2 gene encoding cyclin-G2; the protein is MSSEALWLFKQLNLHLEQEGRFQPREKGLGLIEGTAENENTLCPRQRNAKVEDLWSLTNFFGFTTETFVLAVNILDRFLALMKVKPKHLSCIGVCCFQLAARVVEEECNIPSAHEIIRISQCKCTVSDLKRMEKIISEKLHFEFNATTALTFLHLYHAIVLCHTSERKEVLNLDKLEAQLKACNCRLVFSKAKPSVLALCLLTLEVQTLKSVELFEILLRVQKHSKISDSDLLYWRELVSKCLADYSSPECCKPDHKKLVWIVSRRTAQNLQNSYYSVPELPTIPEGGCFSESESEDSCEDMSSGEESLSSSPQSHLEGAFFFEIKPKTKWQTLSCRS